A window of the Lolium perenne isolate Kyuss_39 chromosome 7, Kyuss_2.0, whole genome shotgun sequence genome harbors these coding sequences:
- the LOC139833051 gene encoding WAT1-related protein At1g44800-like, whose product MGVGKKVLDDVKPYLMMVLLQVGYAGMYIVSVASLKQGMNHFVLVTYRNIVATAVMMPFAIFFERGLRPKITMPIFIKFCGLALLEPVIDQNLYYLGNKYTSASFSSALVNILPAVTFIMAIILRMEKLRFRSRHSQAKVAGTMCTVIGAVLMIMYHGPVVQFPWAKGAHHADPAAAAAAQSSGRWLSGTIMIIASCVAWAGFFVLQSNTLNSYPAPLTLTSIICGMGAVTNAGVTLVAERHDMGVWKVGLDTRLFTVVYSGIVCSGVAFYVQGLVTKTRGPVFVTAFQPLCMLITNFMGSIVLKEETTLGSVIGAAIIVLGLYSLIWGKSSDILDSKPANSASEKLALPLTSVSTNGNSGNGGANGCNGGRHVCGGQVADDVETPAPVKGAICY is encoded by the exons ATGGGCGTCGGGAAGAAGGTGCTGGACGACGTGAAGCCGTACCTGATGATGGTGCTGCTGCAGGTCGGCTACGCcggcatgtacatcgtctccgtcGCCTCGCTCAAGCAGGGCATGAACCATTTCGTGCTCGTCACCTACCGCAACATCGTCGCCACCGCCGTCATGATGCCATTCGCCATCTTCTTCGAGAG GGGACTGAGGCCCAAGATCACAATGCCCATCTTCATCAAGTTCTGCGGCCTCGCGCTACTCGA GCCAGTGATTGACCAGAACCTGTATTACCTCGGCAACAAATACACCTCCGCCAGCTTCTCCTCCGCGCTGGTCAACATCCTCCCCGCCGTCACCTTCATCATGGCCATTATCCTCCGGATGGAGAAGCTCCGCTTCAGGAGCCGCCACAGCCAGGCCAAGGTCGCCGGCACCATGTGCACCGTCATCGGCGCGGTGCTGATGATCATGTACCACGGCCCGGTGGTGCAGTTCCCGTGGGCCAAGGGCGCCCACCACGCTgacccggcggcggcggccgccgcccaGAGCAGTGGCAGATGGCTCAGCGGCACCATCATGATCATTGCCAGTTGCGTTGCGTGGGCCGGCTTCTTCGTCCTCCAG TCGAACACGCTGAACAGCTACCCGGCGCCGCTGACGCTGACGTCGATCATCTGCGGGATGGGCGCCGTGACCAACGCCGGCGTGACGCTGGTGGCGGAGCGCCACGACATGGGCGTCTGGAAAGTCGGCCTCGACACCCGCCTCTTCACCGTCGTCTACTCCGGCATCGTCTGCTCCGGCGTGGCTTTCTACGTGCAGGGTCTAGTGACCAAGACACGCGGCCCTGTCTTCGTGACGGCGTTCCAACCGCTCTGCATGCTCATCACCAACTTCATGGGCTCCATTGTCCTCAAAGAAGAGACCACGCTTGGAAG TGTGATTGGCGCGGCGATCATTGTGCTCGGCCTCTACTCACTCATCTGGGGTAAGAGCAGCGACATCCTCGACAGCAAGCCAGCCAACTCTGCCTCAGAGAAGCTAGCCCTGCCGCTCACTTCGGTCTCCACCAACGGCAACAGCGGTAACGGCGGCGCTAATGGTTGCAACGGCGGCAGGCATGTCTGCGGCGGCCAGGTCGCCGACGACGTGGAGACGCCGGCGCCGGTGAAGGGTGCGATCTGCTACTAG